The following are encoded in a window of Phaeodactylum tricornutum CCAP 1055/1 chromosome 29, whole genome shotgun sequence genomic DNA:
- a CDS encoding predicted protein: MIPSESTVAVPSPSLNDSPRRRLTTTLQMHSRNNTTTNSSRCTAQSVTHSILAGYAAGVSGTLVGHPLDSAKVWLQTQSYQATSNTHANGNAAATGTSRGTAIHGSPLPPNSAARNMSTLAHIGNDKTRIAPLFSWARVRRLYKGVSGPLVTVGLVQSVNFATYDATRRLLHQRQEQRDSMPLLPYLHHDPIPHVGIAAATAGAVLATFTSPLLILKTQQQVHGVSFRQAFQRSFYVATNRNGVQKFQLSRMFAGFGPHLLSETLGRGVYFCCYESLKRYGMQHWQSEDTAASPTMFTRMASAAASGVFCWAFIFPLDMVRCRVYAQANVRDQPTLSALEWAQRLYREQQSWRAFYRGFSVTVLRAGPVAAAVLPIYDLTFEALAKQSLAT; the protein is encoded by the coding sequence ATGATTCCTTCCGAATCGACTGTTGCAGTGCCGTCACCCTCTCTCAACGACTCTCCGCGTCGACGTCTTACTACCACGCTGCAGATGCACAGTCGCAACAACACCACGACGAACAGTAGTCGGTGTACGGCACAATCTGTCACGCATTCCATACTTGCCGGATACGCTGCTGGGGTGTCCGGAACCTTGGTGGGACATCCTCTGGATTCCGCCAAGGTCTGGTTGCAAACCCAGAGTTACCAAGCTACCAGTAATACGCACGCAAACGGCAACGCTGCGGCTACGGGGACGTCTCGAGGTACCGCCATCCACGGCAGTCCTCTTCCGCCAAACTCCGCCGCACGCAACATGAGTACGTTGGCACACATCGGCAACGACAAAACTCGTATCGCTCCGCTCTTCTCGTGGGCCCGTGTCCGGAGACTGTACAAGGGAGTTTCCGGTCCGCTCGTCACGGTCGGTCTCGTTCAGTCCGTCAACTTTGCTACCTACGATGCCACGCGACGACTACTTCATCAGCGACAGGAACAACGAGATTCGATGCCTTTGCTACCTTACCTACACCACGATCCCATTCCACATGTTGGGatcgccgccgccacggctGGCGCCGTACTCGCTACCTTTACATCTCCCTTGCTCATACTgaaaacacaacaacaagtacATGGAGTGTCGTTCCGTCAAGCCTTTCAACGATCTTTCTACGTCGCCACAAACCGCAACGGGGTACAGAAGTTTCAATTGTCCCGCATGTTTGCTGGATTCGGTCCCCACTTATTGAGTGAAACACTCGGACGTGGCGTTTACTTTTGCTGTTACGAAAGCCTGAAGCGATACGGAATGCAGCACTGGCAGTCGGAGGACACGGCCGCGTCGCCTACCATGTTCACCCGCATGGCGAGTGCCGCCGCCTCGGGCGTTTTTTGTTGGGCTTTTATCTTCCCACTCGATATGGTCCGCTGTCGGGTATACGCGCAGGCAAACGTCCGTGACCAACCAACACTGTCCGCCCTGGAGTGGGCGCAGCGCTTGTATCGCGAACAACAGTCCTGGCGAGCCTTTTATCGAGGATTTTCGGTCACCGTTCTGCGGGCCGGGCCCGTCGCCGCGGCCGTACTTCCCATTTACGATTTGACGTTCGAGGCCTTGGCAAAACAGTCACTCG
- a CDS encoding predicted protein gives ALDNLPSEPSLDYTRVHGANCEIVVGYVPLPVGLVGPLTVNGETVYVPMATTEGCLVASTNRGAKAITAGGGATAVLLRDGITRAPCVRMPSAAQAAHLKLWCETPQHFSTLKRAFESTTSFGKLLKCAPTVAGRNVYLRLTCFSGDAMGMNMVSKGSLAVIETLQQEFPELVLVALSGNMCTDKKAAATNWLEGRGKSIVVEATIPKDVVTNTLKTTVHSMVQTNLHKNLIGSAMAGALGGFNAHASNIVTAVFLATGQDPAQNVESSNCITLLEETEEGDLWISCTMPSIEVGTVGGGTSLPAQAACLQAMGVRGGGATPGAHAQKLAQIVASATLAGELSLLAALAANTLVQAHMQHNRKPAAK, from the coding sequence GCTCTCGACAATCTGCCCTCGGAACCTTCCCTCGACTACACCCGCGTACACGGCGCCAATTGCGAAATCGTTGTGGGCTACGTACCCCTCCCGGTGGGACTCGTCGGTCCCCTCACGGTCAATGGCGAAACCGTATACGTGCCCATGGCCACCACCGAAGGATGTCTCGTGGCCTCCACGAACCGCGGTGCCAAGGCCATCACGGCCGGGGGTGGAGCGACCGCCGTCCTCCTCCGGGACGGTATTACTCGGGCGCCCTGCGTGCGCATGCCCTCGGCAGCGCAAGCCGCTCATCTCAAATTGTGGTGTGAAACGCCCCAACACTTTAGTACCCTTAAACGAGCCTTTGAAAGTACCACCTCGTTCGGGAAACTTCTCAAGTGCGCCCCCACAGTCGCTGGACGTAACGTGTATTTGCGCTTGACCTGCTTTTCTGGAGACGCCATGGGCATGAACATGGTTTCCAAGGGCAGTTTGGCCGTCATTGAAACCCTTCAACAAGAATTTCCGGaactcgtcctcgtcgccTTGTCTGGCAACATGTGCACCGATAAGAAAGCCGCCGCTACCAACTGGCTGGAAGGACGAGGAAAATCGATCGTCGTGGAAGCGACCATTCCCAAGGACGTCGTCACAAACACCCTCAAGACTACGGTCCACAGCATGGTGCAAACCAatttgcacaagaatttGATCGGTTCGGCCATGGCCGGAGCTTTGGGCGGATTTAACGCCCACGCCTCCAACATTGTTACCGCGGTCTTTTTGGCCACGGGACAGGACCCCGCGCAAAACGTGGAGTCCAGTAATTGCATTACCCTgttggaagaaacggaagaaggcGACTTGTGGATTTCCTGCACCATGCCCAGCATTGAGGTCGGTACGGTCGGTGGCGGAACTTCCTTACCCGCCCAAGCGGCCTGTTTGCAGGCCATGGGTGTCCGGGGCGGAGGCGCCACTCCCGGCGCCCACGCCCAAAAACTGGCACAAATCGTCGCGTCCGCTACTTTGGCCGGCGAACTTTCGCTGCTGGCCGCACTCGCCGCGAATACCCTCGTACAGGCCCACATGCAACACAACCGCAAACCCGCCGCCAAGTAA
- a CDS encoding predicted protein: MESLSQLLRRTIREGVPLYNDGQTQECYEVYLMAAQHSLESPLVVQSRAGISLKDACRQAEAKATSPYLNFSEAAWILRRCFDEILSSQASRQLNLASSSIASHADSSDNEVGYWQDERVLNSSDAEKGQALADIGLILHTRLKPAPQEQVETTVPYVVPGSEIVETLTYLGLAGNSALATEKCNLLVRSGLLVPVSSEDATRFQDGTHLYAFPGRNELEASLERIIATDRSAIDGTEESVLRIALETSLKGTNVDVELRPVREHGHRSSAFVIAEDLAGAKISDSLEALLPHLVIADRRYNLKKYEACFLGNQAVTAVLDTKLADSRNEALVILNDMLNVGLIHHVTHDHLVEDKVLFYRVTSIGDIKTALDNTCALPEEPKTGFERLRHSALLRRYNQFASLNIPDILNAFYGCDSESGWDEVDLQNWRTNMKRWGFGRREDQDDDMVHRLSPLLLSIDPETWDVTDDEEWESPFGIIAQIAIFDQVSRSAFRGTADAFKWDKIAIRATKVAIAKGYFETAYKSTLNQFLILLPLEHSESWEDQKLGVRLLLKLLSTVAVQDEGFSDYEIVKRLEFSKRLSTAFLEHAQVVVKFRRYPHRNRVHGRSTTLEERIWLASDLVPRWAKSQNPEDAHNLIKLPIIPLKRLTKGR, from the coding sequence ATGGAATCTCTCTCGCAGCTTCTCCGGCGTACCATCCGCGAAGGTGTACCGTTGTACAACGACGGGCAAACGCAGGAATGCTACGAAGTCTACCTCATGGCCGCCCAGCACTCCCTCGAATCGCCTCTGGTGGTACAAAGCCGCGCTGGGATCAGTCTCAAGGACGCGTGTCGCCAGGCAGAAGCCAAGGCTACATCGCCTTATCTGAACTTCTCAGAGGCAGCCTGGATCTTGCGCCGCTGCTTTGACGAGATTTTGTCTTCGCAAGCGTCTCGTCAGCTCAACCTCGCATCTTCGTCTATAGCCAGCCATGCAGATAGTTCCGACAACGAAGTTGGCTACTGGCAAGATGAGCGGGTACTGAACTCCAGCGATGCTGAGAAAGGACAGGCATTGGCCGATATTGGCTTGATTCTTCATACTCGTCTCAAACCCGCTCCACAGGAGCAGGTGGAAACGACTGTCCCTTATGTTGTTCCAGGGTCGGAAATAGTCGAGACTCTGACCTACTTGGGCCTGGCAGGAAACAGCGCTTTGGCAACTGAAAAATGCAATCTTTTGGTGCGATCAGGTCTATTAGTCCCTGTCTCGTCCGAGGACGCCACTCGTTTTCAGGACGGCACCCACTTGTATGCGTTTCCGGGTCGCAACGAGCTGGAAGCCTCCCTTGAAAGGATTATTGCTACCGACCGCTCCGCAATTGACGGTACGGAAGAAAGTGTTCTGCGAATTGCTCTGGAAACTTCTCTGAAAGGTACAAATGTGGATGTGGAATTAAGACCTGTCCGGGAACATGGACATCGCTCGTCGGCTTTCGTGATCGCAGAAGACTTGGCCGGTGCCAAGATTTCCGATTCGCTGGAGGCTTTGCTGCCCCATTTGGTCATTGCCGATCGACGGTACAATCTCAAGAAATATGAGGCTTGCTTTTTAGGCAATCAAGCCGTAACGGCTGTGTTGGATACAAAATTGGCCGACTCGCGCAACGAAGCACTCGTGATCCTAAATGACATGCTTAATGTTGGATTAATCCATCACGTCACCCACGACCATTTGGTGGAGGACAAGGTGTTATTTTACCGCGTCACATCGATTGGTGATATTAAAACTGCGCTCGACAATACTTGCGCTTTGCCTGAGGAACCTAAGACCGGCTTCGAACGGCTCCGTCACTCCGCGCTCTTGCGACGGTACAATCAGTTTGCCAGTCTCAATATTCCCGATATTTTGAACGCTTTTTACGGATGCGATAGCGAATCCGGCTGGGATGAGGTAGACTTGCAGAATTGGCGGACGAACATGAAGCGCTGGGGCTTTGGGAGACGAGAAGACCAGGATGATGACATGGTCCATCGTTTGTCGCCGTTGCTGTTGAGTATTGATCCGGAAACTTGGGACGTGACGGACGATGAAGAGTGGGAATCCCCATTTGGTATTATAGCTCAAATCGCCATTTTCGATCAAGTCTCACGTTCCGCATTCCGCGGGACGGCCGACGCCTTCAAGTGGGACAAAATCGCCATTCGTGCCACGAAAGTAGCCATCGCCAAGGGATACTTTGAAACGGCCTACAAGTCAACCTTAAATCAGTTTCTTATTCTTTTACCTTTGGAGCATTCCGAATCGTGGGAAGACCAAAAGCTAGGCGTGCGCTTGCTCTTAAAGCTCCTCAGTACCGTCGCTGTTCAGGATGAGGGCTTTTCCGATTACGAAATTGTGAAACGCCTTGAATTTTCCAAACGTTTATCGACGGCTTTCTTGGAGCACGCCCAGGTAGTGGTTAAATTCCGACGGTATCCGCACCGCAACCGAGTCCACGGGCGGAGTACTACGTTGGAAGAGCGAATATGGTTGGCCTCTGATCTGGTGCCGCGCTGGGCCAAGTCGCAGAATCCCGAAGACGCCCACAATCTAATAAAGTTGCCCATCATTCCACTAAAGCGTCTCACGAAAGGACGTTGA
- a CDS encoding predicted protein — MAKADFYRVLQVAPHATMADIKTNYRRLVLQLHPDRLKHVPEAERLLKTVEFKKVTEAYAVLSDTTQRHAYDR; from the coding sequence ATGGCCAAAGCCGACTTTTACCGGGTTCTCCAGGTGGCGCCACACGCTACCATGGCGGACATTAAAACGAATTACCGTCGATTGGTCCTTCAACTCCATCCCGATCGACTCAAGCACGTGCCGGAAGCGGAACGCCTGTTGAAAACCGTCGAATTCAAGAAAGTCACGGAAGCCTACGCCGTCTTGTCCGACACCACGCAACGCCACGCTTACGATCGG
- a CDS encoding predicted protein, translating into MFPVTASLFLLFFRTSRVVDRPTSVCLHATHPVSDSLVTSTTTTTAPTNGNRSRPSPNAPDTIARTIARLGRQGKTDAALDLWASVDRAHATIRQLNAAVDACARARPARVTHALGLVETARTLAGPVPNVYTFGALMSVLARAGKAEQAVAWLDTMQDKYGVTPNQVVYHAAISACSKADPPRVDMAMDLLERATRTEGLTLTVVGYNAAVSAAARAGDADVAIRLLQRMETEPALPKPDAVTYGTVLSACAKTFRWNELLHYAARMQERGFGLDTLAATSMLHACQELGLAAQALHVLELCKLDVTYQRRTAGWLVAGRKQPLHGPDAVVYRLVITACARGGAWQDALRVLREYIEVQPERATSEDDVAVYTAAMGALAHAGEWKQAFFLLEQMRKRAIVPNESTFVALLAACATAMILRS; encoded by the exons ATGTTCCCCGTCACGGCGTccctcttcctcctcttttTTCGCACT AGCCGTGTCGTGGATAGACCCACATCGGTATGCTTACACGCGACCCATCCAGTATCCGATAGTCTCGTCAcatccaccaccaccactaccgCTCCCACCAACGGAAACCGCTCGCGTCCGTCACCAAACGCACCGGACACGATCGCTCGAACGATTGCGCGATTGGGACGACAAGGCAAGACGGACGCCGCGCTCGATCTCTGGGCATCGGTGGATCGTGCGCACGCCACCATTCGTCAACTCAACGCGGCCGTGGATGCCTGTGCCCGGGCCCGACCCGCACGGGTGACGCACGCGCTCGGACTCGTAGAAACGGCACGCACGTTAGCGGGACCGGTGCCGAACGTTTACACCTTTGGTGCCTTGATGAGTGTCTTGGCAAGGGCCGGAAAAGCCGAGCAAGCCGTCGCTTGGTTGGATACCATGCAAGATAAGTACGGCGTGACACCCAATCAAGTGGTTTATCACGCCGCCATTAGTGCCTGTAGCAAAGCCGATCCACCCCGGGTTGATATGGCCAtggatttgttggaacggGCCACCCGAACGGAAGGATTGACCCTCACCGTGGTGGGCTACAACGCCGCAGTTTCGGCCGCCGCTCGCGCCGGAGACGCCGATGTCGCTATCCGTTTGCTCCAGCGCATGGAGACGGAACCGGCTTTGCCCAAGCCGGACGCGGTCACCTACGGGACCGTCCTCAGTGCCTGCGCCAAGACTTTTCGCTGGAACGAACTACTCCACTACGCCGCGCGGATGCAGGAACGGGGCTTTGGTCTCGATACATTGGCCGCCACGTCTATGCTACACGCGTGTCAGGAGCTCGGATTGGCCGCCCAAGCCTTGCACGTCCTGGAACTGTGTAAACTAGACGTTACCTACCAACGGCGAACGGCGGGATGGTTGGTTGCCGGACGCAAGCAACCCTTGCACGGACCCGACGCGGTGGTTTACCGCTTGGTCATTACAGCATGTGCACGAGGTGGGGCTTGGCAAGACGCACTACGGGTTTTGCGAGAGTACATCGAAGTGCAACCGGAGAGAGCCACGTCCGAGGACGACGTGGCCGTGTACACGGCCGCCATGGGGGCTTTGGCGCACGCCGGGGAATGGAAGCAAGCGTTCTTTCTGTTGGAACAAATGAGGAAGCGAGCTATTGTCCCCAACGAGTCCACCTTTGTGGCTTTGTTGGCGGCCTGCGCCACGGC AATGATCCTACGGTCGTGA
- a CDS encoding predicted protein, with protein MLPSNHNHTGVPVVGTGPPRRSSSAKHNLHGNASHHRNGSSLLSSSTILLVLATAIPSFFLGTLTCLFAGIDCQHQSSATVNLLEAWRSADRESTSCTASSIERQLQARIQTLQAQWEADLETKIQQRTRQMVKPDGSDTSTSGYHRDWLFPSDRTGRFVTALVRTPKLGLVDNLDLGVPVDPPGKGYEDVLLLYSRESTLPQPVRDDPTLTFMANTTAALEHCDFVNVVLTEHSAGRKQCIAVVPQYESYHLQKWMRAHPQSGKLDTAVPLRLVSRGHADNGRQNFIPPALDDARQAWEVLKQYLDSVDAVLEELKPLLENIAIENTVIVMVVNFGQTELLMNFVCAAKSRSLDLSNVIVFTTDQESTDLATSLGLTAYYDQRNFGEIPSEAARRYGDRRFTAMMMAKVICVQLVSMLGYDLLFQDVDIVWFSNPLEYFAHADPGMDMFFQDDGAHSTRYAPYSANSGLYFVRHNRRTRHFLTSLLMVGDLIVKTDSHQQALVATLNEHVSLFGLRVKVLARETDEFPGGYHWNQRSGKYMRAFYSGDVHPVLFHMSWTLNKKDKLLYLRQMGEWYVQEHCVEKKRSQILGLPTDTDANAVDSSTLDLVEPCCSAEALVSCHYRDKPSIIPCKDSPPIDKGKPSFW; from the exons ATGCTACCGTCCAATCACAATCACACGGGGGTACCGGTGGTAGGGACCGGCCCCCCACGGAGGTCATCGTCGGCCAAGCACAACCTACACGGCAACGCCAGTCACCATCGCAACGGATCGTCTCTGCTTTCCTCATCCACCATCCTCCTCGTATTGGCGACGGCTATTCCTAGTTTCTTTCTAGGCACACTTACTTGCTTATTCGCCGGTATTGATTGTCAACATCAGTCGTCGGCGACTGTGAACCTCCTGGAAGCCTGGCGCAGTGCCGATCGCGAATCCACAAGCTGCACTGCCAGCAGCATCGAGCGTCAGCTACAGGCACGGATACAGACACTACAAGCTCAGTGGGAGGCCGATCTAGAGACCAAAATACAACAACGCACTCGGCAAATGGTCAAACCCGACGGCAGCGATACGTCTACGTCGGGGTACCATCGCGATTGGCTCTTCCCCTCGGACCGGACCGGCCGCTTCGTCACCGCCTTGGTCCGGACGCCCAAACTCGGCTTGGTCGATAACCTCGATCTCGGAGTGCCCGTGGACCCACCCGGCAAGGGCTACGAAGATGTCCTGCTACTCTACAGTCGCGAGTCCACCTTGCCACAGCCCGTCCGGGACGATCCCACCCTGACCTTTATGGCCAACACCACCGCCGCACTCGAGCACTGcgatttcgtcaacgtcgtACTTACGGAACACAGCGCCGGTCGGAAACAGTGTATCGCCGTCGTGCCGCAGTACGAATCCTACCACTTGCAAAAATGGATGCGGGCCCATCCGCAATCGGGAAAATTGGACACTGCCGTCCCGCTGAGACTCGTCAGTCGCGGACACGCTGATAACGGCAGACAAAACTTTATACCACCGGCGCTCGATGACGCCCGACAGGCCTGGGAAGTGCTGAAACAGTATCTGGATAGTGTCGATGCGGTCTTGGAGGAACTGAAACCGCTACTGGAAAATATTGCGATTGAGAACACCGTTATCGTCATGGTGGTGAACTTTGGTCAAACCGAGTTACTCATGAACTTTGTATGCGCCGCCAAATCCCGATCATTGGATTTGTCCAACGTCATTGTCTTTACTACCGATCAAGAGTCGACCGATCTGGCCACGTCTTTGGGACTGACCGCTTACTATGACCAACGG AACTTTGGAGAAATTCCCTCCGAAGCCGCCCGGCGGTACGGTGACCGCCGCTTCACCGCCATGATGATGGCTAAAGTCATCTGCGTCCAGCTCGTCTCCATGCTCGGTTACGACTTGCTCTTCCAAGACGTCGACATTGTTTGGTTTTCCAACCCTCTCGAATACTTTGCCCACGCCGACCCTGGCATGGATATGTTTTTTCAAGACGACGGCGCCCATTCTACTCGCTACGCTCCGTATTCCGCCAATTCTGGACTGTACTTTGTCCGCCACAACCGTCGCACCCGACACTTTCTCACCAGCCTACTCATGGTGGGCGACCTGATTGTCAAAACTGATTCGCACCAACAAGCCCTCGTGGCGACCCTCAACGAACACGTTTCCTTGTTTGGACTCCGAGTCAAGGTACTAGCCCGCGAAACGGACGAGTTCCCCGGCGGATACCACTGGAATCAACGCTCGGGCAAGTACATGCGCGCGTTTTACAGCGGCGACGTACATCCCGTGCTTTTCCACATGAGTTGGACATTGAATAAGAAGGACAAACTCCTATACTTGCGTCAAATGGGGGAATGGTATGTACAAGAACACTgcgtggaaaagaaacggtCCCAGATTTTGGGTTTACCCACAGATACCGACGCGAACGCTGTGGACAGTTCAACCCTCGATCTGGTCGAGCCGTGCTGCTCCGCCGAGGCTTTGGTATCGTGTCACTACCGCGACAAGCCAAGTATCATTCCGTGCAAGGATAGTCCACCAATCGACAAGGGGAAGCCGTCGTTCTGGTAA
- a CDS encoding predicted protein, with product MTTMTTQSSGMGVRISPLSLLTHLLVGLAGLQLGLVIGGYTVIHTGSDAATTVTTSGDSSSSSSSTGANADAVVGIPCVRDTTDATIRELRLKLAHALAEASAETTLPETLQGFVAGMGRVDRDEFIQRFDVGVPWDAKQPGNKEVLLLYNHPLSLPRNGSSDASSNTIPRYESINDAVQNCHQMKIVLQKPNQPNVCWAVVGQWDSHHVQKLMRLPPEHSLSTKKAVSEGFPLRYVSRNHLPNGRQTRVPTGTSYFPILHDYLGKLEATLARLSPVAAQAADPHNSLVVLVCNHGQSELLWNFVCAARSRSLNLAHVLVFATDSVTYDLAVAMGLHAMDVQNAFGDMPTVAARRYGDAAFTGMMMSKVYVMHLLITLGYNVLFQDVDVVWYQDPLAYFNNDQSDFDLFFQDDGAHSPRYAPYSPNTGLYYVRHNERTEFFFSTLARMGDLIQASGSHQSALNALLAEHASWRGLKVKVFGTSTDQGELFPGGYHFHRRKGFMKEIINKQRFFRQMGDWFVQEACIGKTLDDIGTDDSPDVRQAEYYTVQGQSFD from the exons ATGACCACAATGACGACTCAGTCCAGTGGGATGGGAGTGAGGATATCACCCTTGTCTCTTTTGACGCATCTGCTCGTGGGTCTCGCCGGTCTCCAACTGGGTCTCGTCATTGGGGGATACACGGTGATCCACACGGGCAGCGACGCTGCAACTACCGTCACCACTAGTGGTGatagtagtagtagtagtagtagtactgGTGCCAACGCCGACGCCGTTGTTGGTATCCCGTGTGTGCGAGACACCACCGACGCTACGATTCGCGAATTACGCCTGAAACTAGCGCACGCCCTCGCGGAGGCTTCCGCCGAAACTACCCTGCCCGAGACTCTTCAGGGGTTCGTGGCCGGGATGGGACGCGTCGATCGCGACGAATTTATCCAGCGATTCGATGTCGGTGTGCCGTGGGATGCCAAGCAACCCGGCAATAAGGAAGTTCTCCTGCTGTACAATCACCCATTGTCCCTGCCCCGTAATGGAAGCAGCGACGCATCGTCCAACACCATTCCTCGCTACGAATCGATCAACGACGCCGTCCAGAACTGTCACCAAATGAAAATAGTGCTACAGAAACCGAATCAACCCAACGTCTGTTGGGCCGTCGTGGGACAGTGGGATTCGCACCACGTCCAGAAACTCATGCGACTGCCGCCAGAACATAGTTTGTCGACCAAAAAGGCTGTCTCCGAGGGATTCCCGCTCCGCTACGTCTCTCGCAACCATTTGCCCAACGGTCGCCAGACGAGAGTTCCCACCGGTACTTCCTACTTCCCCATCCTACACGACTATCTCGGCAAACTGGAAGCCACGCTCGCCCGCCTCAGTCCCGTCGCCGCGCAAGCGGCGGACCCCCACAACTCTCTCGTCGTGCTCGTTTGCAACCACGGACAATCGGAACTCTTGTGGAATTTCGTTTGTGCCGCGCGATCACGGTCGCTAAATCTCGCGCACGTCCTCGTCTTTGCGACCGACTCGGTGACGTACGATCTCGCGGTCGCCATGGGTCTGCACGCAATGGACGTCCAGAACGCCTTTGGTGACATGCCCACGGTTGCGGCCAGGCGCTACGGTGACGCCGCCTTTACCGGAATGATGATGAGCAAGGTCTACGTCATGCATCTACTCATCACTCTAGGATACAATGTGCTCTTCCAAGATGTCGACGTGGTGTGGTACCAGGATCCCCTCGCGTATTTCAATAACGACCAGTCCGATTTTGATTTGTTCTTTCAAGACGATGGAGCGCATT CTCCACGGTATGCTCCGTACAGTCCAAATACGGGCTTATACTATGTCCGCCACAACGAGCGTACGgagtttttcttttccacgtTGGCCCGCATGGGTGATTTGATTCAAGCTTCGGGTTCGCACCAATCCGCTCTCAACGCGCTTTTAGCCGAACACGCATCCTGGCGCGGACTCAAGGTTAAAGTCTTTGGGACCAGCACGGACCAGGGTGAACTTTTTCCCGGTGGGTACCATTTTCACCGACGCAAAGGCTTCATGAAAGAAAT TATCAACAAACAGCGATTCTTTCGACAGATGGGAGACTGGTTCGTCCAAGAAGCTTGCATTGGCAAAACTCTGGACGATATTGGGACGGACGATTCGCCGGACGTT CGACAAGCCGAGTATTATACCGTGCAAGGACAGTCCTTCGATTGA
- a CDS encoding predicted protein yields MEAAAIPHWLQDQCRRLEAKDEYVSNLNLNIRRLDDSMMVVLSQALRKNSVISVLNMTSSLKNSPLGLNILAELILRSHASLATLHLSYNHLTDVVAVGNALVTNQKLISLHLDYNLIDKRSAAAMADALRVNTTLVRLHLNYNLLGDEGVLALADGLQHNTSLLHLGLKRNSISAVGASVLFQTIVTRNMSLQRLDLEDNFIPAEMISQIGILCRANKAGRRYLTDTNFPDNLWPALLEWVNDDPDVLYFFARAKPGLYER; encoded by the coding sequence ATGGAAGCTGCTGCTATACCTCACTGGCTTCAGGACCAATGCCGAAGACTCGAGGCCAAAGATGAATACGTTTCCAATCTAAATCTGAACATACGGCGACTCGACGATTCGATGATGGTTGTGCTTTCACAAGCTCTCCGCAAAAACTCGGTTATTTCAGTGCTTAATATGACTAGTTCTCTCAAGAACAGCCCACTCGGTTTAAACATACTGGCGGAGCTCATTCTGCGATCTCACGCTTCGTTGGCTACACTTCATTTGAGCTACAATCACTTGACGGACGTGGTTGCAGTAGGTAACGCGCTAGTTACCAATCAAAAGCTAATTTCGCTGCATTTGGACTATAATCTCATTGATAAGCGCAGTGCCGCCGCTATGGCCGACGCTTTGCGAGTAAATACAACCCTAGTAAGGTTGCATCTCAACTACAATCTACTGGGCGACGAAGGCGTCTTGGCACTTGCCGACGGTTTGCAGCACAATACGTCGCTACTGCATTTGGGTTTGAAGCGAAACAGTATATCGGCGGTAGGTGCTTCCGTGCTGTTTCAGACTATTGTCACAAGAAACATGAGTCTACAACGTCTTGACTTGGAAGACAACTTTATCCCTGCGGAAATGATCTCTCAAATTGGAATCCTTTGTCGTGCGAACAAAGCGGGGCGTCGGTATCTTACCGACACGAACTTTCCAGACAACCTCTGGCCCGCTTTGCTCGAGTGGGTCAACGACGATCCAGACGTTCTCTATTTCTTTGCTCGAGCAAAGCCTGGTTTGTATGAGAGATAG
- a CDS encoding predicted protein, whose product MTFLGKVPFVTNDTFIAPSASVIGDVTNWDQSSVWYKAVVRADSEHSITIGFCSSVGEGTVVNTLSSTGQLETGLPPDTYIGHYVTVGAGCVLKSCRVDDLVVVGDKCTILEGSLVENHVILKPGTVVMPYQRIPSGQMWAGNPAAFVSELTPDEKEDIQQQALKIFTSTKEHILEFLPYGRTFVHLEELEKQAGLQVKQG is encoded by the coding sequence ATGACTTTTCTGGGCAAGGTTCCGTTTGTAACGAACGACACCTTTATCGCTCCCTCGGCCTCGGTGATTGGCGACGTAACCAACTGGGACCAGTCTTCTGTCTGGTACAAGGCGGTAGTCCGCGCTGATTCGGAGCACAGCATTACAATCGGATTCTGCAGCAGCGTTGGCGAAGGCACCGTTGTGAACACACTCTCCAGTACGGGACAACTCGAAACGGGCCTGCCCCCGGACACGTATATTGGACACTACGTGACCGTCGGTGCCGGATGTGTGCTCAAATCTTGCCGCGTGGACgatttggtcgttgttgggGACAAGTGTACCATCTTGGAAGGAAGCTTGGTGGAGAATCACGTGATTCTCAAACCGGGGACCGTCGTCATGCCCTACCAGCGCATCCCCTCCGGACAAATGTGGGCGGGCAACCCGGCTGCCTTCGTGAGCGAATTGACACCCGACGAGAAGGAAGATATTCAACAGCAAGCGCTCAAAATATTCACATCGACCAAGGAACATATACTCGAATTCCTGCCGTACGGACGAACCTTTGTGCATCTAGAGGAGttggaaaagcaagctgGGCTGCAAGTCAAGCAAGGATGA